A genomic window from Luteolibacter sp. LG18 includes:
- a CDS encoding FG-GAP-like repeat-containing protein — MLDRTALVVAALTLPAAAVTAPWNSLSGSAVRPFWDYATFAGTPLFTLDTSAGRSTVVQSGSSWYTIAWDASTSSFQQTHVAPPVAASKSITKILAAQMSGDATPEIVVIYQDGDVLIYDAVSYELVKSFDTSSSLVRAATAADLDGDGFAEIMVGTLSALYVHDRNGAFLWSVPATGSFTAVEVGQLDSDPAKEIVLGNGKVIDSATRTVQWTRPAEWPSWGLLALRDVNGDGRDEIYASAGTTGGAGFSIVDVQENKLVLNQPRTSQINNLVVADIDSTPGYELLISDARGVTGYTLDGNTATFSFGLDMSDFGGGAGISAGTDLNGDGVKDLLLSPYDTTADIPFLFVRSDTLASQYLANVRLAGPYLTPVTGDITGDGVPELVGASADRSTNRVLVFDTQTLGVLGISDNLYPGGTVSGLSDLKLRDVDGDGTKEILIAGDNDGSADVTVLRYQPATHTFATVWSNPDKPEGSRFTKVEILDLNGDGKLEIIAANIGGDGCHLNVIDYATGALQWRSPVLGTDTRGFTCMEIGDIDGDGNLEAVLSGSGNGIVVVDLIGHAVEYSTAGGFTAVTLRTDGFTAGKIDGSVLRYTATGAGTYTLDSTVAMSDQKVSGLMAGPGQGLWISSGSRMQYWPDSSAPVWSTEIRLTESDGAPAFLWTLGGYELFGGYDYGFSAFETAPAELGVLPSVSLGVGGTSVSEGSAAAASFAVYRTGPTSSPLDVHFTLAGSASSGDVAITGATDAGDGTWVATIPAGSASTAGTIAAIDDTEAEGPEQLVVALASGSGYKVDLPGVSTLGVVDNETALSISLLNGLSQCPETATAGAYGFVITRSGDLSKSLRVNLVASGSATAAKDYRKLATTATIAAGQASVTVPFVPMADKIVEGTETVILTVAPGTGYGAISGRSAATINLLDVSSVVSLAAHAPSVSGIDVPVVRSGGIEQPLTLTIVEEKVPVSGRPSSSRKRITFPAHSSSAIYHVKPGKIAFGDTVSLLPDASFVIGGAASATFTVHP, encoded by the coding sequence ATGCTTGACCGCACCGCTCTTGTTGTAGCCGCGCTCACTCTCCCCGCAGCAGCCGTCACAGCCCCCTGGAACTCGCTTTCAGGTTCGGCCGTTCGTCCGTTCTGGGATTACGCGACGTTCGCCGGCACCCCTCTGTTCACCCTCGATACCTCCGCGGGACGGTCCACCGTGGTCCAGTCCGGAAGCTCCTGGTACACCATCGCGTGGGATGCCTCGACGTCCAGTTTCCAGCAGACCCACGTGGCCCCGCCGGTGGCGGCTTCCAAGTCGATCACAAAGATCCTGGCCGCCCAAATGTCGGGAGATGCCACCCCCGAAATCGTGGTGATCTATCAGGACGGGGATGTCCTGATTTATGACGCCGTGAGCTATGAGCTCGTGAAATCCTTCGATACTTCCTCGTCGCTCGTGCGTGCGGCGACTGCCGCGGACTTGGATGGCGATGGTTTCGCGGAGATCATGGTCGGCACCTTGTCCGCCCTCTATGTTCATGATCGCAATGGAGCCTTCCTTTGGTCCGTTCCTGCGACCGGTAGCTTTACGGCGGTCGAGGTGGGCCAGCTCGATTCCGATCCAGCGAAGGAGATTGTTCTGGGCAACGGCAAGGTGATCGACAGCGCCACCCGCACCGTCCAGTGGACCCGGCCTGCGGAATGGCCTTCTTGGGGGCTTCTGGCGCTGCGGGACGTGAATGGAGATGGCCGGGACGAAATCTACGCGTCGGCCGGCACAACCGGAGGTGCCGGTTTTTCTATTGTGGACGTGCAGGAAAACAAACTGGTTCTCAATCAGCCGCGAACCTCCCAGATCAACAACCTCGTGGTGGCCGATATCGACTCCACTCCGGGATATGAACTGCTGATCTCGGATGCACGGGGGGTGACGGGTTACACCTTGGACGGCAATACCGCCACCTTCTCCTTTGGGCTGGATATGTCCGACTTCGGCGGTGGTGCCGGTATCTCCGCGGGCACCGATCTCAATGGTGACGGGGTGAAGGATCTCCTGCTCAGCCCGTACGACACGACCGCTGACATTCCGTTTCTTTTCGTTCGTTCGGACACCCTTGCTTCCCAATACCTCGCGAACGTGCGGCTCGCAGGACCTTATTTGACTCCAGTAACGGGTGATATCACCGGCGACGGGGTTCCGGAACTGGTGGGTGCTTCGGCGGATCGGTCGACCAACCGCGTGTTGGTGTTCGATACCCAGACCCTCGGAGTGCTCGGCATCTCGGACAACCTTTATCCCGGAGGCACCGTGTCGGGATTGTCCGACCTGAAACTCCGCGATGTGGATGGAGATGGCACCAAAGAAATCCTCATCGCCGGGGACAACGACGGCAGTGCCGATGTCACGGTGTTGCGTTACCAGCCTGCGACCCACACCTTCGCGACCGTCTGGTCGAACCCGGACAAGCCGGAGGGCTCGCGTTTCACCAAGGTCGAGATCCTGGATCTCAATGGCGATGGCAAATTGGAGATCATCGCCGCGAATATCGGTGGAGACGGTTGCCACCTCAACGTGATCGACTACGCGACCGGCGCCCTGCAATGGCGTTCTCCTGTGCTCGGAACGGACACGAGAGGTTTCACCTGCATGGAGATCGGTGACATCGATGGCGACGGTAACCTGGAGGCCGTGTTGAGCGGTTCGGGCAATGGCATCGTGGTGGTCGATCTCATTGGGCACGCGGTTGAATACTCCACCGCCGGTGGTTTTACCGCTGTCACACTTCGGACCGATGGTTTCACAGCGGGCAAGATCGACGGCAGCGTTCTGCGTTACACCGCGACTGGCGCGGGCACCTATACCTTGGATTCCACGGTGGCGATGTCGGACCAGAAGGTTTCCGGGCTGATGGCCGGGCCGGGGCAGGGGCTGTGGATTTCCTCCGGCAGCCGGATGCAGTACTGGCCGGATTCCTCGGCACCGGTGTGGTCGACCGAGATCCGCCTCACCGAGTCGGACGGTGCGCCCGCGTTCCTATGGACCCTTGGCGGCTATGAGCTCTTCGGCGGCTACGATTACGGCTTCTCGGCCTTCGAAACCGCTCCGGCGGAACTCGGCGTCCTGCCGTCCGTGAGCCTCGGGGTGGGAGGGACGTCGGTTTCGGAAGGTTCCGCGGCGGCGGCTTCCTTCGCGGTTTATCGCACCGGTCCGACCTCTTCGCCGCTCGACGTTCACTTCACCCTCGCGGGTTCGGCGTCCTCCGGTGATGTGGCCATCACGGGAGCGACCGATGCGGGTGACGGCACTTGGGTTGCCACCATCCCCGCGGGTTCCGCCAGCACTGCGGGCACGATCGCAGCCATCGACGACACCGAGGCGGAAGGGCCTGAGCAGCTCGTCGTGGCGCTCGCCTCCGGCAGTGGCTACAAGGTCGACCTGCCAGGCGTTTCCACCCTGGGAGTGGTGGACAACGAGACCGCGCTTTCGATCTCGCTGCTCAATGGCCTCTCCCAGTGCCCGGAAACCGCCACCGCTGGAGCCTACGGCTTCGTGATCACCCGCAGCGGTGACCTCTCGAAATCGCTGCGCGTGAACCTGGTGGCCTCAGGTTCCGCCACCGCCGCCAAGGACTACCGCAAGCTCGCCACCACGGCCACCATCGCCGCAGGGCAGGCATCCGTGACCGTGCCGTTCGTTCCCATGGCGGACAAGATCGTCGAGGGAACCGAGACGGTCATCCTCACGGTGGCTCCGGGCACGGGCTACGGTGCCATTTCGGGCCGCTCCGCCGCCACGATCAACCTGCTGGATGTCAGCTCGGTGGTTAGCCTGGCGGCGCACGCGCCGTCGGTTTCCGGAATCGATGTTCCCGTGGTCCGCTCCGGTGGTATCGAGCAGCCGCTGACCCTGACGATCGTCGAGGAAAAGGTGCCGGTGTCCGGTCGTCCGTCGTCCTCGCGGAAGCGGATCACGTTCCCGGCGCATTCCTCCTCCGCGATCTACCACGTCAAACCGGGCAAGATCGCCTTCGGTGATACCGTCTCGTTGCTCCCGGATGCCTCGTTCGTGATCGGGGGCGCGGCCTCCGCGACCTTCACGGTGCACCCGTAA